A window from Azoarcus sp. DD4 encodes these proteins:
- a CDS encoding LysR substrate-binding domain-containing protein yields the protein MDAPSELAFFLLLADKGSFTAAARELNLTPPAVSKRLAQIEQRLGVRLLNRSTRRVSLTDEGELYLEHARRILADIEDMEASLGNRRAAPKGLLRVNATLGFGRTTIAPIVSAFARQHPEVEVQLQLTDAPIDLVATGFDLAIRFGELPDSRLSARKLMSNRRFLCASPAYLETHGAPQTPAELTRHACILHRQNDDAYGIWRLSSGRHVETVKVRGTLSSNDGDVVLGWALDGHGILIRSEWDLAKYLESGRLRAVLPDYTLPTADLYAVYPARRNQPARVRAFIDFLLDRFAPSAPERSGQLSSV from the coding sequence ATGGACGCTCCTTCCGAACTCGCCTTCTTCCTGCTGCTCGCCGACAAGGGTTCCTTCACCGCCGCCGCGCGCGAACTCAACCTGACGCCGCCAGCGGTCAGCAAGCGGCTGGCGCAGATCGAGCAGCGCCTCGGCGTGCGCCTGCTCAACCGCAGCACGCGGCGGGTGAGCCTCACCGACGAGGGCGAGCTTTACCTCGAACACGCGCGCCGCATCCTTGCCGACATCGAGGATATGGAAGCCTCGCTGGGCAATCGGCGCGCCGCGCCCAAGGGCCTGCTGCGGGTCAACGCCACGCTCGGCTTCGGCCGCACCACGATCGCGCCCATCGTGTCCGCCTTCGCGCGCCAGCATCCGGAAGTGGAGGTGCAGTTGCAGCTCACCGACGCGCCCATCGACCTCGTCGCCACCGGCTTCGACCTCGCGATCCGCTTCGGCGAACTGCCGGACAGCCGCCTGTCGGCGCGCAAGCTGATGAGCAACCGCCGCTTCCTGTGCGCCTCGCCGGCCTATCTCGAAACGCACGGTGCGCCGCAGACACCGGCCGAACTCACCCGCCACGCCTGCATCCTTCACCGCCAGAACGACGACGCCTACGGCATCTGGCGGCTGTCGAGCGGCCGCCATGTGGAGACGGTGAAGGTGCGCGGCACGCTGTCCTCCAACGACGGCGATGTGGTGCTGGGCTGGGCGCTGGACGGCCACGGCATCCTCATCCGCTCGGAATGGGATCTGGCGAAGTACCTGGAAAGCGGCCGCTTGCGCGCGGTACTGCCGGACTACACCCTGCCCACCGCCGACCTCTACGCGGTGTATCCGGCGCGCCGCAACCAGCCGGCACGGGTGCGTGCCTTCATCGATTTCCTGCTGGACCGCTTTGCGCCGTCTGCGCCGGAGCGGAGCGGGCAATTGTCGAGCGTGTGA
- a CDS encoding dinitrogenase iron-molybdenum cofactor biosynthesis protein, whose amino-acid sequence MQQSPAPITRDAALRVALAARAMPGITLPQLIDVLQNRIGSDQIDVDELRTVTVTDLKTAFASADGEEDGEDIGIGLEAMKLAVRILWGDADGEVLPPVQPYEEGDMPGSVRVALASDSGEALNGHFGSCVRYLVYQVSTTEARLVGIRDALEADFAEDKNGFRVQLISDCHVLYVVSVGGPAAAKVIKGGIYPIKRIEGGEAAVVLAEFQHMMTDSPPPWLAKILGVAAGQRLKNYNAELVEE is encoded by the coding sequence ATGCAACAGAGTCCAGCCCCGATCACCCGTGATGCCGCCTTGCGCGTGGCGCTGGCGGCGCGGGCCATGCCCGGCATCACCCTGCCGCAACTGATCGACGTGTTGCAGAACCGCATCGGCAGCGACCAGATCGACGTCGACGAGCTGCGCACCGTGACCGTCACCGATCTCAAGACCGCTTTCGCCAGCGCCGACGGCGAGGAAGACGGCGAGGACATCGGCATCGGCCTGGAAGCGATGAAGCTGGCAGTGCGCATCCTCTGGGGTGACGCCGACGGCGAGGTGCTGCCGCCGGTGCAGCCCTACGAGGAAGGCGACATGCCGGGCTCGGTGCGGGTGGCGCTCGCGTCAGACAGCGGCGAGGCGCTCAATGGCCATTTCGGTTCCTGTGTGCGCTACCTGGTCTACCAGGTGTCGACCACCGAAGCCCGCCTGGTCGGCATCCGCGACGCGCTCGAGGCCGATTTCGCCGAAGACAAGAACGGTTTCCGCGTCCAGCTCATCTCCGACTGCCATGTGCTCTACGTGGTCTCGGTCGGCGGTCCGGCCGCGGCCAAGGTCATCAAGGGCGGCATCTACCCGATCAAGCGCATCGAGGGCGGCGAGGCCGCGGTGGTGCTGGCCGAGTTCCAGCACATGATGACCGACTCGCCGCCGCCCTGGCTGGCCAAGATCCTCGGTGTTGCTGCCGGCCAGCGCCTGAAGAACTACAACGCCGAACTGGTCGAAGAATAG
- a CDS encoding VanZ family protein: MPQTSAACPPTFLTLLRAAYGLALAAIFWLAVQPAPDIVVLFSWQDKVEHALLFCALAVSGLAAWRSRPAAIVVGLMLYGAAMEVAQSFTAFRVGDPWDWLADAIGVLAALPLLRLLPQRWLTGARHSSGADA, encoded by the coding sequence ATGCCCCAGACATCCGCCGCGTGCCCTCCCACCTTCCTCACCCTGCTGCGTGCGGCCTATGGCTTGGCACTGGCGGCGATATTCTGGCTGGCGGTGCAACCGGCGCCGGACATCGTGGTGCTGTTCTCGTGGCAGGACAAGGTCGAGCATGCCCTGCTGTTCTGCGCGCTGGCCGTGTCCGGCCTGGCGGCCTGGCGCTCGCGCCCGGCCGCCATCGTCGTCGGCCTGATGCTCTACGGCGCGGCGATGGAAGTGGCGCAGTCCTTCACCGCATTTCGCGTCGGCGACCCCTGGGACTGGCTCGCCGACGCCATCGGCGTGCTGGCCGCACTGCCGCTGCTACGCCTCTTGCCGCAGCGCTGGCTGACGGGCGCAAGGCACTCGTCCGGAGCGGACGCTTAA
- a CDS encoding mandelate racemase/muconate lactonizing enzyme family protein, which produces MKIIDIREVTKPIKSNIRNAYIDFSKMTLSLVAVVTDVIRDGKPVIGYGFNSNGRYGQGSLIRERFRPRLLEAAPESLINDAGDNLDPHRIWATMMTNEKPGGHGERSVAVGTIDMAVWDAVAKIAGKPLYQLLAEQYGTGTPDRKVFVYAAGGYYHPGQDLEALKNEMRGYLDRGYKVVKKKIGGAPLAEDLRRIEAILSILPAGCKLAVDANGRFDLPTAIDYAKALSQYDLFWYEEAGDPLDYALQAELANHYAGPMATGENLFSMQDARNLIRYGGMRPDRDWLQFDCALSYGLVEYLRTLEMLKDNGWSPSRCIPHGGHQMSLNIAAGLGLGGNESYPDLFQPYGGFPDGVKVVDSHIEMPELPGIGFEGKADLIAEMRALAS; this is translated from the coding sequence ATGAAAATCATCGACATCCGTGAAGTCACCAAGCCGATCAAGTCCAACATCCGCAACGCCTACATCGACTTCAGCAAGATGACGCTGAGCCTGGTGGCGGTGGTCACCGACGTGATCCGCGACGGCAAGCCGGTGATCGGCTACGGCTTCAACTCCAACGGCCGCTACGGCCAGGGCAGCCTGATCCGCGAGCGCTTCCGCCCGCGCCTGCTCGAAGCCGCACCGGAATCCCTGATCAACGATGCCGGCGACAACCTCGATCCGCACAGGATCTGGGCGACGATGATGACCAACGAGAAGCCCGGCGGCCACGGCGAGCGCTCGGTGGCCGTGGGCACCATCGACATGGCGGTATGGGACGCGGTGGCGAAGATCGCCGGCAAGCCGCTCTACCAGCTGCTGGCCGAGCAGTACGGCACCGGTACGCCCGATCGCAAGGTGTTCGTCTATGCCGCCGGCGGCTACTACCACCCGGGGCAGGATCTGGAAGCGCTGAAGAACGAGATGCGCGGCTACCTGGACCGCGGCTACAAGGTGGTCAAGAAGAAGATAGGCGGCGCCCCGCTCGCCGAGGACCTGCGCCGCATCGAGGCCATTCTTTCCATCCTGCCCGCGGGCTGCAAGCTGGCGGTGGATGCCAACGGCCGCTTCGACCTGCCCACCGCGATCGACTACGCCAAGGCGCTGTCGCAGTACGACCTGTTCTGGTACGAGGAGGCCGGCGACCCGCTGGACTATGCGCTGCAGGCCGAACTGGCGAACCACTACGCAGGCCCGATGGCCACCGGCGAGAACCTGTTCTCGATGCAGGACGCGCGCAACCTGATCCGCTACGGCGGCATGCGCCCCGACCGCGACTGGCTGCAGTTCGACTGCGCGCTGTCCTACGGCCTGGTCGAATACCTGCGCACGCTGGAGATGCTGAAGGACAACGGCTGGTCGCCCAGCCGTTGCATTCCCCACGGCGGCCACCAGATGTCGCTCAACATTGCCGCCGGCCTCGGCCTCGGCGGCAACGAGTCCTACCCCGACCTGTTCCAGCCTTACGGCGGCTTCCCCGACGGCGTCAAGGTGGTCGACAGCCATATCGAGATGCCCGAGCTGCCCGGCATCGGCTTCGAGGGCAAGGCCGACCTCATCGCCGAGATGCGCGCGCTGGCGAGCTGA
- the yiaA gene encoding inner membrane protein YiaA: MHKPTGAFIGASWAALFIGALTYLVGLWNADMQLNEKGYYFTVLMYGLFAAVSLQKTVRDRLEGTPTTGIYHGLCWLSFMLAVLLLAIGLWNATLASSEKGFYAMSFLLSLFAAIAVQKNVRDVARLNDGAPSGLVGDDAGA, from the coding sequence ATGCACAAACCTACTGGCGCCTTCATCGGGGCTTCGTGGGCAGCCTTGTTCATCGGCGCGCTCACCTATCTCGTCGGTCTCTGGAATGCCGACATGCAGCTCAACGAAAAGGGCTATTACTTCACCGTCCTGATGTATGGCTTGTTCGCCGCGGTGTCCTTACAGAAGACGGTGCGCGACCGGCTCGAAGGTACACCGACAACCGGGATCTACCACGGGCTGTGCTGGCTGTCCTTCATGCTGGCGGTACTGCTGCTGGCCATCGGCCTGTGGAACGCGACGCTGGCGTCGAGCGAAAAGGGCTTCTATGCGATGTCCTTCCTCCTGAGCCTGTTCGCGGCGATTGCCGTCCAGAAGAACGTGCGCGACGTCGCCCGCCTGAACGACGGTGCGCCGTCGGGCCTGGTCGGCGACGACGCCGGCGCCTAG
- a CDS encoding U32 family peptidase, translated as MSHNRKVLELLAPAKTADIGIEAINHGADAVYIGGPSFGARSAAENTVADIARLCAHAHRYHAKIFVALNTILRDDELEAARQLVWQVYEAGADALIVQDMGLLELDLPPIQLHASTQTDIRDAAKARFLQDVGFSQIVLARELSLKQVQQIAAATDCQLEYFVHGALCVAYSGQCYISHAHTGRSANRGECSQACRLPYDLADKDGNIVASDQHMLSMKDNNQSANLRALADAGISSFKIEGRYKDLSYVKNITAHYRQLIDELIDGADGEYSRASSGRSQFLFTPRPEKTFNRGYTDYFANERQHGIEAFESPKFVGEAIGRVTKIDSRQRRFFDVERTEPIHNGDGLAYYNPKGDLVGLRINTAEQLADGTDRLFPSDALPADLVPGTAVFRNHDHAFERLLEKKSAERRVRVDLRLYDTADGYGLGLTDEDGVQVDVTVTCVREPAQNVERALAGLRDNLAKLGNTIFTVGELRLDVAGAPFIPASMVNGLRREACDKLESARLAAHPRPPRAAAVEPPAPYPQDALSYLANVLNDKARAFYAKHGVSLIEAAYEANEETDEVSLMITKHCLRYSFNLCPKEVKGIRPEPMTLMNGKEKLTLRFDCKRCEMHVVGKLKPHVAHLHQHVPAQKLQFYASRPTV; from the coding sequence ATGAGCCACAACCGCAAGGTCCTCGAACTACTCGCCCCCGCCAAGACCGCCGATATCGGCATCGAGGCCATCAACCACGGTGCCGACGCCGTCTACATCGGCGGGCCGTCCTTCGGCGCGCGCTCGGCGGCGGAGAACACCGTGGCCGACATCGCCCGCCTGTGCGCGCACGCCCACCGCTACCACGCGAAGATCTTCGTCGCGCTCAACACCATCCTGCGCGACGACGAACTCGAAGCCGCCCGCCAGCTGGTGTGGCAGGTATATGAGGCCGGCGCCGACGCGCTGATCGTGCAGGACATGGGCCTGCTGGAACTGGACCTGCCGCCCATCCAGCTGCACGCCAGCACCCAGACCGACATCCGCGACGCCGCCAAGGCGCGTTTCCTGCAGGACGTCGGCTTCTCGCAGATCGTGCTGGCGCGCGAACTCAGCCTCAAGCAGGTGCAGCAGATCGCCGCCGCCACCGATTGCCAGCTCGAATACTTCGTGCACGGCGCGCTGTGCGTGGCCTACAGCGGCCAGTGCTACATCAGCCACGCCCACACCGGGCGCAGCGCCAACCGCGGCGAGTGCTCGCAGGCCTGCCGGCTGCCCTACGACCTCGCCGACAAGGACGGCAACATCGTCGCCAGCGACCAGCACATGCTGTCGATGAAGGACAACAACCAGAGCGCCAACCTGCGCGCGCTGGCCGACGCCGGGATCAGCTCGTTCAAGATCGAGGGCCGCTACAAGGACCTCTCCTACGTCAAGAACATCACCGCTCACTACCGCCAGCTGATCGACGAACTGATCGACGGCGCCGACGGCGAGTACAGCCGCGCCTCGTCCGGGCGCAGCCAGTTCCTGTTCACGCCGCGCCCGGAAAAAACCTTCAACCGCGGCTACACCGACTACTTCGCCAACGAACGCCAGCACGGCATCGAGGCCTTCGAGTCGCCCAAGTTCGTCGGCGAGGCCATAGGCCGGGTGACCAAGATCGACAGCCGCCAGCGCAGGTTCTTCGACGTCGAGCGTACCGAGCCCATCCACAACGGCGACGGGCTGGCCTACTACAACCCCAAGGGCGACCTCGTCGGCCTGCGCATCAACACCGCCGAGCAGCTCGCCGACGGCACAGACCGGCTGTTCCCGTCCGACGCGCTACCGGCCGACCTGGTGCCCGGCACCGCGGTCTTCCGCAATCACGACCACGCCTTCGAACGGCTGCTGGAGAAGAAATCCGCCGAGCGCCGGGTCCGGGTGGATCTGCGCCTGTACGACACCGCCGACGGCTACGGCCTCGGCCTCACCGACGAAGACGGCGTGCAGGTCGACGTCACCGTGACCTGTGTGCGCGAACCGGCGCAGAACGTGGAACGCGCCCTTGCCGGCCTGCGCGACAACCTCGCCAAGCTGGGCAACACCATCTTCACCGTCGGCGAACTCCGGCTGGACGTGGCCGGCGCGCCCTTCATCCCCGCCTCCATGGTGAACGGCCTGCGCCGCGAAGCCTGCGACAAGCTCGAAAGCGCGCGCCTCGCCGCCCATCCGCGCCCACCGCGCGCCGCGGCGGTCGAACCGCCGGCGCCCTACCCGCAGGATGCGCTGTCCTATCTCGCCAACGTGCTCAACGACAAGGCGCGCGCCTTCTATGCGAAGCACGGCGTCAGCCTGATCGAAGCGGCCTACGAGGCCAACGAAGAGACCGACGAAGTCTCGCTGATGATCACCAAGCACTGCCTGCGCTACAGCTTCAACCTGTGTCCGAAGGAAGTGAAAGGCATCCGGCCCGAGCCGATGACGCTGATGAACGGCAAGGAAAAGCTGACCTTGCGCTTCGACTGCAAGCGCTGCGAAATGCATGTGGTGGGCAAGCTCAAACCGCACGTCGCCCATCTGCACCAGCACGTACCGGCGCAGAAGCTGCAGTTCTACGCCTCGCGGCCGACGGTCTGA
- a CDS encoding methyl-accepting chemotaxis protein produces MTVKARLILLSLLGSAGMLAIGLYALFELSGFNLAMADSFARIKAGESSLVAVGRAQAAFKTQVQEWKNVLIRGNDAATYERHLKGFEHEEALVQQELAKVQPYAREALPGIDIGALLAEHRQMGQRYREALKRFDANDPETGKAVDKAVRGMDRTFAGGLDKLVEAIQAHEAATLNDTLAAAGHTHATVRTSLLVVLVVLIGAMGTMATLMVQRIVRALTGLAATMNRAARERDLRLRAAADGQDEIAATGRGFNSMLETFQQLVRQINEQAGSVAGNTADVARAVGHIDGSVSVLNDSTATVAASIEQLTVSINHVRDNAAQTLDITRESARLANEGGEVVGRTVGRMLDTAGRVREAARNVDELGAHSSAIGDIVQVIREVAEQTNLLALNAAIEAARAGEQGRGFAVVADEVRKLAERTAQATREIGVKIAAVQQQAGQAVEEMRQMVEQVNADAELAREAGEVIVHIQDRTRRVVDVASEISAALHEQAVASDTIARQLETIARSSDQSTAALGDTTRSVRSLEGMAARMHEAAAQFSV; encoded by the coding sequence ATGACCGTCAAGGCCCGTCTCATCCTGCTTTCCCTGCTCGGCTCGGCCGGCATGCTGGCCATCGGCCTGTACGCGCTGTTCGAGCTGTCCGGCTTCAACCTCGCCATGGCCGACTCCTTCGCCCGCATCAAGGCCGGCGAATCCTCGCTGGTCGCGGTCGGCCGCGCGCAGGCGGCCTTCAAGACCCAGGTGCAGGAGTGGAAGAACGTGCTGATCCGCGGTAACGATGCCGCCACCTACGAGCGCCACCTGAAGGGCTTCGAGCACGAGGAAGCGCTGGTGCAGCAGGAACTGGCCAAGGTGCAGCCCTATGCCCGTGAAGCCCTGCCCGGGATCGACATCGGCGCCCTGCTCGCCGAGCACCGGCAGATGGGGCAGCGCTACCGCGAAGCGCTGAAGCGCTTCGATGCCAACGACCCCGAAACCGGCAAGGCGGTCGACAAGGCGGTGCGCGGCATGGACCGCACCTTTGCCGGCGGCCTAGACAAGCTCGTCGAAGCCATCCAGGCCCACGAGGCGGCCACGCTCAACGACACGCTCGCGGCCGCCGGCCACACCCACGCCACGGTGCGGACCAGCCTGCTGGTGGTGCTGGTGGTGCTGATCGGCGCAATGGGCACGATGGCGACACTGATGGTCCAGCGCATCGTGCGGGCCCTGACCGGTCTGGCTGCGACGATGAACCGTGCCGCGCGCGAACGCGACCTGCGCCTGCGGGCCGCGGCGGACGGCCAGGACGAGATCGCCGCCACCGGCCGCGGCTTCAACAGCATGCTCGAAACCTTTCAGCAGCTGGTCCGCCAGATCAACGAGCAGGCGGGCAGCGTCGCCGGCAACACGGCAGACGTGGCGCGTGCGGTGGGACACATCGACGGCAGCGTGAGCGTGCTCAACGACTCCACCGCCACCGTGGCCGCCTCCATCGAACAACTCACCGTGTCGATCAACCATGTGCGTGACAACGCCGCCCAGACCCTGGACATCACCCGCGAGTCGGCCCGGCTGGCCAACGAGGGCGGCGAGGTGGTCGGCCGCACGGTCGGCCGCATGCTCGACACCGCCGGCCGCGTGCGCGAAGCCGCCCGCAACGTGGACGAACTCGGTGCCCACTCCTCCGCCATCGGCGACATCGTGCAAGTCATCCGCGAAGTGGCCGAGCAGACCAACCTGCTCGCCCTCAACGCCGCCATCGAGGCAGCCCGCGCCGGCGAGCAGGGTCGCGGCTTCGCGGTGGTGGCGGACGAAGTGCGCAAGCTCGCCGAACGCACCGCGCAGGCAACGCGCGAGATCGGCGTGAAGATCGCCGCCGTCCAGCAGCAGGCCGGCCAGGCAGTGGAGGAAATGCGCCAGATGGTCGAGCAGGTCAACGCCGATGCCGAACTCGCGCGCGAAGCCGGCGAGGTGATCGTGCACATCCAGGACCGCACCCGCCGCGTCGTCGACGTCGCCAGCGAGATCAGCGCGGCGCTGCACGAGCAGGCGGTGGCGAGCGACACCATTGCCCGCCAGCTGGAAACCATCGCCCGCTCCAGCGACCAAAGCACCGCCGCGCTTGGCGATACGACGCGTTCGGTGCGCAGCCTGGAAGGCATGGCCGCCCGCATGCACGAGGCGGCGGCGCAGTTCAGCGTCTAG
- a CDS encoding SlyX family protein, with the protein MEDRLERLEAKQMLAEDQLDELNRTVYRQQQQIDLLQQQLRQLAQQVQSAQPAARLRPEDEIPPHY; encoded by the coding sequence ATGGAAGACCGCCTGGAACGCCTCGAAGCCAAGCAGATGCTGGCCGAAGACCAGCTCGACGAACTCAATCGCACCGTCTACCGCCAGCAGCAGCAGATCGATCTGTTGCAGCAGCAGCTACGCCAGCTCGCCCAGCAGGTGCAGTCCGCCCAGCCGGCCGCGCGCCTGCGCCCGGAAGACGAGATCCCGCCGCACTACTAG
- a CDS encoding N-acetylmuramoyl-L-alanine amidase, with the protein MRDRTGQSAETNPASRRGLSRRELLKFTGASLTLLVTRTGHAAASLLAVRVWPAEEYTRITLEGTAEPKFTHMLVKDPERLVVDLEGVELNSVLQSLPSKVLDTDPYIRLIRAGQNRPGVVRVVIELKAETNPQVFTLKPVGDYGHRLVLDLYPTQPADPLLALIQKPSPMDAAAGDNGSGVQQATRELRPPPHNDAPQAAKRNVPQVNRLFTVVLDPGHGGEDPGAVGRAGSYEKNVTLSIGRRLKRKIDSDPGMRAVLTRDGDFFVPLAQRVTRARKVQADLFVSIHADAFVRPEARGSSVFVLSESGASSSAARWLAQKENDADLIGGVNLARQDGHLARTLLDLSQTATINDSLKLGKAVLSELGDINTLHKAHVEQAGFAVLKAPDIPSILVETAFISNPEEERRLNDDAYQDKMADAILRGIKRYFENNPPNPRTKVAQLG; encoded by the coding sequence ATGCGTGATCGAACTGGCCAATCTGCTGAAACAAACCCCGCCTCCAGGCGCGGCCTGAGCCGCCGGGAGCTGCTCAAGTTCACCGGTGCCTCGCTGACCCTGCTGGTCACGCGCACCGGCCACGCCGCGGCCAGCCTGCTGGCGGTGCGGGTCTGGCCTGCCGAGGAATACACCCGGATCACACTGGAAGGCACGGCCGAGCCCAAATTCACCCACATGCTGGTGAAGGATCCGGAACGCCTGGTGGTCGATCTCGAAGGCGTCGAACTCAACAGCGTATTGCAGTCGCTGCCCTCCAAGGTGCTCGACACCGACCCCTACATCCGCCTGATCCGCGCCGGCCAGAACCGGCCCGGCGTGGTGCGTGTGGTCATCGAACTGAAGGCCGAGACCAACCCGCAGGTGTTCACGCTGAAGCCGGTAGGCGACTACGGCCACCGCCTGGTGCTGGACCTCTACCCCACCCAGCCGGCCGACCCGCTGCTCGCACTGATCCAGAAGCCCTCGCCGATGGACGCCGCCGCCGGCGACAACGGCAGCGGCGTCCAGCAAGCCACCCGCGAACTGCGCCCGCCGCCGCACAACGATGCCCCGCAGGCCGCCAAGCGCAATGTGCCGCAGGTAAACCGCCTGTTCACCGTGGTGCTCGACCCCGGCCACGGCGGCGAAGACCCCGGTGCGGTCGGCCGTGCCGGCAGCTACGAGAAGAACGTCACCCTGTCGATCGGCCGCCGCCTCAAGCGCAAGATCGACAGCGATCCCGGCATGCGCGCGGTGCTCACCCGCGACGGCGACTTCTTCGTGCCGCTTGCCCAGCGCGTCACCCGCGCCCGCAAGGTCCAGGCCGACCTCTTCGTCTCCATCCACGCAGACGCCTTCGTACGCCCCGAAGCGCGCGGCAGCTCGGTGTTCGTGCTGTCGGAAAGCGGAGCCTCCAGCTCGGCCGCACGCTGGCTGGCGCAGAAGGAAAACGATGCCGACCTCATTGGCGGCGTCAACCTCGCCAGGCAGGACGGCCACCTCGCCCGCACCCTGCTCGACCTCTCGCAGACCGCCACCATCAACGACAGCCTCAAGCTCGGCAAGGCGGTACTGTCCGAACTCGGCGACATCAACACCCTGCACAAGGCCCATGTGGAACAGGCCGGCTTCGCGGTGCTGAAGGCGCCGGACATCCCGTCCATCCTGGTCGAGACCGCCTTCATCAGCA
- the queG gene encoding tRNA epoxyqueuosine(34) reductase QueG, producing the protein MTGETESLAALVARIRQWGTELGFGAVTIADIDLGSAEEGLERWLAAGFHGGMDYMARHGMKRARPAELVPGTLRVISARMDYWPQADDAGAALADPARAYVSRYALGRDYHKVLRKRLQQLADRIAAVAPHGYRVFVDSAPVLEVELASRSGLGWRGKHTLLLDRSAGSWFFLGELFTDLPLPVDAPVTPHCGSCHACIDACPTGAIVEPYRVDARRCISYLTIELDGAIPEDLRPLVGNRIYGCDDCQLVCPWNRFARITAEPDFSPRHRLDQATLCELFAWTAAEFDERTAGSAIHRIGHERWLRNIAVALGNAPTTPEVLAALRARSDDPSALVREHVAWALARHCPAGRDARR; encoded by the coding sequence GTGACGGGGGAAACGGAAAGCCTGGCCGCGCTCGTGGCGCGTATCCGGCAATGGGGCACGGAGCTCGGATTCGGTGCGGTCACGATTGCCGATATCGATCTGGGCAGCGCCGAAGAAGGCCTCGAGCGCTGGCTGGCGGCCGGCTTTCACGGCGGCATGGATTATATGGCGCGCCACGGCATGAAGCGCGCCCGTCCGGCCGAACTGGTGCCCGGTACGCTGCGGGTGATCAGCGCGCGGATGGATTACTGGCCGCAGGCGGACGATGCCGGGGCGGCGCTGGCCGATCCGGCGCGGGCCTATGTGTCGCGCTACGCGCTGGGGCGCGACTACCACAAGGTCTTGCGCAAGCGTCTGCAGCAGCTGGCCGACCGCATCGCCGCGGTTGCGCCGCATGGCTACCGGGTGTTCGTCGATTCGGCGCCGGTGCTGGAGGTGGAGCTTGCCAGCCGCAGCGGGCTGGGCTGGCGCGGCAAGCACACCCTGCTGCTCGATCGCAGCGCCGGCTCCTGGTTCTTCCTCGGCGAGCTGTTCACCGACCTGCCGCTGCCGGTGGATGCGCCGGTCACGCCGCACTGCGGCAGCTGCCACGCCTGCATCGACGCCTGCCCCACCGGCGCCATCGTCGAGCCCTACCGGGTGGATGCGCGGCGCTGCATTTCCTATCTCACCATCGAGCTGGACGGCGCCATCCCGGAAGACCTGCGACCGCTCGTCGGCAACCGCATCTACGGCTGCGACGACTGCCAGCTGGTCTGTCCGTGGAACCGCTTCGCCAGGATTACCGCCGAGCCGGACTTCTCGCCGCGCCACCGGCTGGACCAGGCGACGCTGTGCGAGCTCTTCGCCTGGACGGCGGCCGAGTTCGACGAGCGCACCGCCGGCAGCGCCATCCATCGCATCGGCCATGAACGCTGGCTGCGCAACATCGCGGTGGCGCTCGGCAATGCGCCGACGACGCCGGAGGTGCTTGCCGCGCTGCGCGCGCGTTCGGACGACCCGTCGGCGCTGGTACGCGAGCACGTCGCCTGGGCGCTCGCCCGCCACTGCCCGGCGGGCAGGGACGCTAGACGCTGA
- the tsaE gene encoding tRNA (adenosine(37)-N6)-threonylcarbamoyltransferase complex ATPase subunit type 1 TsaE: MISIVLSADDSDARLQAHLPGEDDTLALGAALAAALQPGLHIWLQGNLGSGKTTLTRGLLRALGHTGKVKSPTYTLIEPYSVSRLDLYHFDFYRFNAPEEYLDAGLDEYFAGQGVCIVEWPDKALPYLDQPDIELRLDPEGDGRVANVAARSEAGRTCVIELANLLKQTPPPGAA; this comes from the coding sequence ATGATCAGCATCGTTCTCTCCGCCGATGATAGCGATGCGCGCCTGCAAGCGCACTTGCCGGGCGAGGACGACACCCTCGCGCTGGGCGCCGCGCTGGCCGCGGCCCTGCAACCGGGCCTGCACATCTGGCTGCAGGGCAACCTCGGCAGCGGCAAAACCACCCTCACCCGCGGGCTGCTGCGTGCACTCGGTCACACCGGCAAGGTGAAGAGCCCGACCTACACCTTGATTGAACCTTACTCAGTTTCTAGATTAGACTTATATCACTTTGATTTTTATCGCTTCAACGCGCCGGAAGAGTACCTGGATGCTGGGCTGGACGAATATTTCGCCGGACAGGGCGTATGCATTGTGGAATGGCCTGACAAGGCGCTGCCCTATCTCGACCAACCCGACATCGAACTTCGGCTCGATCCGGAAGGAGACGGCCGTGTCGCAAACGTCGCAGCAAGAAGCGAGGCGGGGCGAACATGCGTGATCGAACTGGCCAATCTGCTGAAACAAACCCCGCCTCCAGGCGCGGCCTGA